GCAGTCGCGCTCGCCGGCAACTTCGTAGCCGTCGTAGTCGGCAAGGATCTCTTCGAGCAGGTCGGCGTCATCCGCGCGACCGTAGACGTGGACTTCGTCCTCGTCTTCGAACTCGACCGAGGCAGCGTCGAGAAGCGTGCGCGTGAGTTCTTCACGACGCTCGCCTTCGAGCTCGACGAGTTCGTCCTCGACCTGAGAACGAACGCGCTGGAGAACGTCACGGCGTGCGCCGAGACGTGCCTGCTTCGCTTCGAGTTTCGCGCTGGAGAGCGCCTGTTCGCGCTCACGTTTGATCTGGTTCTCGACGGAGACCTCACGCTCTTCGACGAGCGCTTCGGCTTCCGTTTCGGCCTCGGAACGAATCTCGTCGGCTCGTTCTTCGCCGGCCTCTTTGATTTCCTCCGCACGTGCGCGGGCTTCGTCTCGGATGTCCTCAACGACGTTGTCCAAACTCATGATGGGAAAGGAAGGGGTGGTTTAGACCAGGAAGACGACGACCAGCGCGAGGATGACGAGGGTTTCGGGAAGAACCGTAAGGATCAGCCCGTTAACGAAAAGGTCCTCGTCCTCAGCGATGGCGCCCATCGCAGCGGCACCGATGCCACGCTCTGCGTATCCTGCGCCGAATGCGGCGAGACCGACCGCCAGGGCCGCGGCGGCGGAGGCGGTGATTGCGGGGCCAGAAGCTGCTTCACTCTGCAGTGCAGTCATGAGGGGTTCAATTGCTTCAATCATTGTGTGTTCCTAAGTACCGGATTGTCGTCTCCGAACGTTCGTATGTGTAGCAAGGCGTCTCATAAAGGTTCCCAAAACAATCGACGGAAATCGCGGGATTCGGGCGGTTATAGGGCGAGTTCAGACGGGTGCTGCCGCTGTCAGAACTGGTCGAAAGAAAATCACCGACGAAGACAGTTAGTCTTCGGTGGTGAACTGGCGTTCGTAGCCGAACGGTTCGTACTCGCGGCCACCGCCCTCGAAGAACTTGCCGAAGAACTCGACGTACTCGAGACGCACGGCCTGCAGACCGGCGCTCGTGACACCGAGTGCAAGGACGAGTGCGTGTCCGAGGAGGAGGACGACGAGCCCTCCGACCAGACCTGCTGCACCGGAGTGCATCAGGCCGGGGAACAGGATGACTGCTCCTTCGTAGTGTTCGAGTGCGTACTCCGGCCCGTAGTTGAGCAGGAAGTGGAACTCACCGTGGTGCTCGTACGCCCCGAAGAACAGCAGGTTGACTGCGAACGCCATTCCGGCCTTCGCCAGCAACACTGCGGCAAGACGAGTGTACGACAGCACGTTCGAGAGGACGTTGATGAACTCGACGACCTCGATCGGCTCGGCAATCGCGAGGAGCGCGAGGCCGACGAAGAACAGGCCAAGGCCAGCCCAGCCGACGATCTCCGGGAATCCGGAGAAGCCGAGCGGGACGACGCCTTCGCTGCTGAACGTCGTGAAGATGAAGTTCGGCGGGATGTCGCCGAGCGCAGGGCTGAAGATCCAGATCCACAGGCCGTTGAGCATCAGAATCCACGAACCGGCTTCGAGGACCGCTTCCTTCACACCGTGGAGGTCAGCGAGGTCGACGAAGTCGAAGATGTACCCGATGTTGAGGTGGATGATACCGATGACGACGCTCACAGTGAGCCAGCCGAGTGCCCACTCAGCGGTCGCCGGCGACAGACCCTTCTCGATGGGTGCGTGCTCGAGACCGACCACACCGACCCAGAAGTACTCGGTGATGAGGTGCAGCCCGAAGATTTCGCCATACAGGATGCCGAACAGCGTCGTAGACACACCGGCCGCGATGGTGACGCCACCCATGCTCTTGAGCGCGTTGCTGTCGAAGTTCGTGTAGAGGAAGTACCCGATTGCGGTGTACAGCAGTCCGTACCCGAAGTCACCGATCATGAACCCGAAGAACAACGGGAACGTCAGGAACAGGATGACGGTCGGGTCGAGTTCGAAGTAGCTCGGTCGGCTCACTGCCTGCACGAGCAGTTCGAACGGCTTGACCGCACCACCGTTGCTCTGGACCGTCGGCGGTTCGTCGTTGGCCATCGTGAGCGTGCCGCCGTCGGTCGCCGTAGCGGTGCCGCCGGTTTCGCGGACGTCTTCGGTCGCGTGGTCGTGACCGTCGTGGGTGAACGACGCACGTTCGAGTTCTTCGATGTCGACGTGCTCACCGACGATACTCTTCAGTTCACTGGCGAACTCGTTGTACTGTCCAGTCGGAATCCATCCCTCGGCGACGAAGGCGTTCTCCGTCGTCGCGAACGAGAGTGGTGCTTCGGTCTTCTGAACGTCGATTGCGAGACGCTCCTCGGCCGCGAGGAGGAACTCGCCTTCCTCGACCTTCAGGTCGTTGAGTTCAGACTCGACCGTGTCGAGCTTGGACTCGATTTCGCGTTTCTCCTGTTCGAGGTTGCGGACGTGGTCCTCGGGGCTTCCCTCGGCGTCCGGAATCTCGTACGTCGCGAAGTCGGACCCAACGAGTGCGTCCACGAGCGCCGTCTCCGAGGCGTCCTTCGTGGGACGTGCGAAGATGGCGTGGGTGCGCTGACCGGAGAATATCTCGTAGGTTCCGATGGTTGGCGCGTCGACGATGGCGCGCTCGACCGGTTCGAGTTTGCCTTCTCCGACGACGACCTGCAGGGAGTCGTACCCCGAAAGCAGTTCGAGGTCGATTCCGAGGTCGACGAACGGCTCCATCGCGTCGATTTCGTCGTCGAGCGCGTTCCGTTTGTTCTCCAGTTCGGAGCGGCGGTCGTCCAGTTCGTTGACCTTCGACCGAATCTCTTCGAGAGGCTCACCGAGCGCGTCGTCGGGGACGATGCGCTGGCGGCCGGCGTCGTTCTCGTCGACGCCGAGGATGCTCTTGAGCGAGCGAACGGTGACGAGTTTGTCGGAAGCGCTCTCCGCGCCTTCGATTGGGCTCCCCGTCTCGAATCCGAACTCCTCCTGCCACGAGCCGTCGTATTCGGTGACGTCCAGCAGTCGGAGGTCGTGGACAGCCTCGATGACCTCGGGCATGATGCCCTTGGAACCGGTCACCGAGACCTTGCTCATCTGCTCAGGTCTGAGCATCAACCGCCTCCTCGAACTTGCCGACGGCGAATTCGACCGCGTCGTCGATGCGGTCTTCCGCCTCGGCGATCAGTTCGTCACGGGCTTCCTCGCCCTCTTCGAGGATGCGTTCCCGTTCAGCCTCTATCTCTTTGCGTCCTTCCTGCAGACGCTCAGATTCGAGTTCGTTGGCCTGTTCTTCGGCCTCGGAGCGAATCTCGTCGGCCTCGCGGCGCGCCTCCGCGACGAGTTCCTCACGTTTGGCCTCGGCCTCTTCGACGATGTCGTCGGCCTCCTGCTCGGCCGTTTTGATTCGTTCGAGAACCTCTTGTCTCGGCATACTCGTATCACAGGAACGTTGCACAAGCGCTGTATAAGGTGTTTGCGGAAAGTTGTCGAGAGAATCTCCGTTTCAGACTCGATGGAACCGGATGAAACGACCAGAATGCGCGGCGAATCCGCACCGTTATCATCGGTGAGTCCTAATTCCGGCGCAATGGGAGTCCTCGAAAATAAAGCGCGGGCCCGCCTGTTCTACAAATACCTCTCGAAGGTGTACGACCAGGTCAACCCGTTCATCTGGAACGAGGAGATGCGCGACGAGGCGCTCGAAATGCTCGACATCCAACAGGACGACCGCGTCCTCGACGTTGGCTGTGGAACTGGGTTCGGGACCGAAGGACTGCTCCGCTACACGGACGACGTCCACGGTCTCGACCAGAGCATCCATCAGATGCAGAAGGCGTGGGAGAAGTTCGGTAAGAACGACGAGGTCCGGTTCTACCGCGGCGACGCCGAGCGCCTGCCGTTCGCCGACGATTCGTTCGACGTCATCTGGTCGTCTGGGTCTATCGAGTACTGGCCGAACCCCGTCGACGCGTTAGAAGAGTTCCGACGCGTGGTCAAACCCGGCAACAAAGTGCTCGTCGTCGGTCCCGACTACCCGAAGACTGGCGTCTTCCAGAAACTCGCGGACGCGATTATGCTGTTTTACGACGAGGAAGAAGCCGACCGGATGTTCGAGGACGCAGGCTTCGTCGACATCGAACACCACATCCTCCAGCGACAACCCGGAAGCCCGCGGGCGATTGTGACCATCGCACGCGCACCTGAGGACGAATAACGACGCACGAACCGCGCTCAGCACCGATACACCGGCACTACAGTTACCGGCGCTCACAGTTTCTCACGACGCCACAGTTCGGAGCACGGCGACTAGTGTCTCTCCGTCGTACACGCTGACGACGACCCGCGCGCCCGGCGAAATCGCCGGCCGATTCGTCCCCGCGAGTTCGACACTCGCAGTCTCACCGACTGTCCACCGTGCATCCGCAGCGATGTTGAACGGCCCAGTCGGGCCGGGTTGGAATCCGCGCGCCGAGAAGAACGGAACTGGCGGTTGAAACGCCAGTTCGTCTCCATCGACCGTGATTCGAATTCGAAGTGAGCGAACATCCAGCGGCGCACCCTCCTCGTGAGTCAGTGCGACCGTCTCGTCGGCGACATCGACCGACAGGACCGTGGGGCGAAGCGGGGTCGGTTGCGACGCTGCAGCGTCGAGCGCGGCGACACCGACCACGCCGGCGAGGACGACGAGCAGGCCCACGAAGAGAACACTCCCGACGAGCGGGGTCGACCCACGCGTGGCGTGCTGGAACTGACGAGACATCGAGACGGGGTGGCCCCGTCATCGGATAAGAAGGTTCGGCGCGCGGAGGGGTGTTACTGTGCCGCGGTCGTCGTCTCGGTCGGCGGCGTCGATTGGCTGTTGGTCGTCGTGGAGTTCGACGGTGCGGACGTGTTCGTCGACAGCTCGGGTGTCGGCGTTGGCGACGTCGTGAGGACGACTGCCGCGTTTCCTCTGATGACTGTGATGGTGTACGGACTCGACGGTGAGACGGTCCAAATCGCCCCGTCGGGGCCAGTCCGGCCGAGTAACGTACTCTCCTGACTCGCTTCGACACCGATGGTGACGTTCGCGTCGATTGGGTCGTCGCTCGCGGACTCGTTGAGTTGGATACGGAGTGGACCGCCGGGGTAGGTTCTGTAGACCGTGAGGTTGAGGCCGTCTTTGACTTCGGTCGCGGGGGTGCCGCGAGAGACCGAGTCGAGTGGGCGAATCTGTGCCTCTTTGAACACGTTCTCGCTCCCGCTGTCGACGTACGCGAACAGTTGCCCTCTGTCGTGGTTGATTCGGACGAGGTAACTGTTCCCCGCGCCGACGACGTCCGCACCGTTCTGCGTCGCGCGACTCTCCCAGACTTCGGGGTAACTTCCGGCGACAGTGTCCAGTGCCACAGTCGGTGAGAGGCCGCTCTCGTCTCGGTTGCGGAGGTCTCCACGGTAGACCTCTCGAATGTACGAATCGTCAGTGACGGTGCTGAGAACAACCCCGTCCTGACTCGTTCTGACGGAGAACCGCGTCGGGTCTGCGTTCCCCGAGAGGACGTCGGTCGCGTGGGCGCGGACCGGGCCAGTGAACGTGTCGAGTTCGCGTTCGAGTGCCGCTAACCGCCCGGGGTCCACAGAGAAGTCGGGAGTCTCTGTGGCGAGTTCCCGCAGGGCGATACGTCGGTCGTCGAGGTCGCGGGCCTCGGCATCGATGCGAGCGAGTTCGACGAGGAGTTCTCGGGAAGACAGTTCGTCGGCGTTGTACTGGGTGATTGCTGACTGCTGCGCGCTCTGGAGGGCGATTGCCCGTTGTTCGACGCGGTTCAACTCACCGAGTATCAGTTGACTGCGGAGGCTCACGTCGTCGCCGACCGACTCGATTCGTTGGATGGACGCGTACTTCTGAATCTGGCCGCCGGCCCTGAGGGCGGCGAAGTCGAGCGATGGACCGAGGTCGATGTTCTCGGACTCGACTGTCGATTGGACGAGTGAGTCCTCCGTGATATCGAGGACACGGATGGTCTCGTTTGCCGGTGGTTGGGTCTGGGCGAACGCCGCCCCATCGAGAGCTGTCGCTTGGTTCGCAACACCACCGGAGTCGGCCGCAGCGAGAACCGGTGACACCACCAAGAGTACGACGACGAAGAGCGGGAGGGCCTTCATCGCCATATGGGTACACGATGCCGGTACTAAAATGGCCCTCTTGTGACTGATTCTCACGTTCGCAGACAGCAACTGAGGGAGTTGGGTCGATGGAAAGCGTTTTCATCGCCCGACGAAACGATTTCACGTATGCGGAGCGCCGTCCTCATCGTTGCCCTCCTCACTATCGTCGCCGGCGTCGTGGCACCGGTCGCGGCGGAGACCCCGTCCGTGGCCGACACGACCGGCACCGAGACGACGGCATCTTTCGACGACTCGCACGTCGTCGCTCAACAGTCGGCGCTCGAACGCTCACCACAGACGGATATTTTCATCGAACTCCACGGTGACCAGTCGGCGTCGTGGCGCATCGAGATGCGGTACGAACTCGAAACTGAAAACGAGACGGCGGCGTTCGAAGAGTTCGCACGGGAGTACGAAGCAGGAACCTCGAACGTTGGCCTCGACGCCGCCCTCTTCGAACGCGTGAGCGACACGGCCGAATCCCAGACGGGGCGGTCGATGACCATCGAGAACGCCACTTCGACGGCGTTCATCCAAAACGAGACGGGAGTCGTCGTACTGACGTTCACGTGGACGAACTTCCTCGAACAGACCGACAACGGTCTCCGACTCGGCGACGCCTTCTCGGCGGGGGCCGACCAGACGTGGCTCACGTCGCTTCGAGCGAATCAGAACCTCACCATCCAGACACCGCCGGGGTACGCGGTCAGTAGTACGAGTCTTCCGCTCGAAGACAACGCCATCGTCATCGAAGGACCGCGGTCCTTCGAATCGACCGAAGAGTT
The genomic region above belongs to Haloferax marinisediminis and contains:
- a CDS encoding V-type ATP synthase subunit E, with the translated sequence MSLDNVVEDIRDEARARAEEIKEAGEERADEIRSEAETEAEALVEEREVSVENQIKREREQALSSAKLEAKQARLGARRDVLQRVRSQVEDELVELEGERREELTRTLLDAASVEFEDEDEVHVYGRADDADLLEEILADYDGYEVAGERDCLGGVVVEGTNSRVRVNNTFDSVLDTTWEDNLKEVSARLFDDQ
- a CDS encoding F0F1 ATP synthase subunit C, coding for MIEAIEPLMTALQSEAASGPAITASAAAALAVGLAAFGAGYAERGIGAAAMGAIAEDEDLFVNGLILTVLPETLVILALVVVFLV
- a CDS encoding V-type ATP synthase subunit I yields the protein MLRPEQMSKVSVTGSKGIMPEVIEAVHDLRLLDVTEYDGSWQEEFGFETGSPIEGAESASDKLVTVRSLKSILGVDENDAGRQRIVPDDALGEPLEEIRSKVNELDDRRSELENKRNALDDEIDAMEPFVDLGIDLELLSGYDSLQVVVGEGKLEPVERAIVDAPTIGTYEIFSGQRTHAIFARPTKDASETALVDALVGSDFATYEIPDAEGSPEDHVRNLEQEKREIESKLDTVESELNDLKVEEGEFLLAAEERLAIDVQKTEAPLSFATTENAFVAEGWIPTGQYNEFASELKSIVGEHVDIEELERASFTHDGHDHATEDVRETGGTATATDGGTLTMANDEPPTVQSNGGAVKPFELLVQAVSRPSYFELDPTVILFLTFPLFFGFMIGDFGYGLLYTAIGYFLYTNFDSNALKSMGGVTIAAGVSTTLFGILYGEIFGLHLITEYFWVGVVGLEHAPIEKGLSPATAEWALGWLTVSVVIGIIHLNIGYIFDFVDLADLHGVKEAVLEAGSWILMLNGLWIWIFSPALGDIPPNFIFTTFSSEGVVPLGFSGFPEIVGWAGLGLFFVGLALLAIAEPIEVVEFINVLSNVLSYTRLAAVLLAKAGMAFAVNLLFFGAYEHHGEFHFLLNYGPEYALEHYEGAVILFPGLMHSGAAGLVGGLVVLLLGHALVLALGVTSAGLQAVRLEYVEFFGKFFEGGGREYEPFGYERQFTTED
- the ahaH gene encoding ATP synthase archaeal subunit H codes for the protein MPRQEVLERIKTAEQEADDIVEEAEAKREELVAEARREADEIRSEAEEQANELESERLQEGRKEIEAERERILEEGEEARDELIAEAEDRIDDAVEFAVGKFEEAVDAQT
- a CDS encoding methyltransferase domain-containing protein produces the protein MGVLENKARARLFYKYLSKVYDQVNPFIWNEEMRDEALEMLDIQQDDRVLDVGCGTGFGTEGLLRYTDDVHGLDQSIHQMQKAWEKFGKNDEVRFYRGDAERLPFADDSFDVIWSSGSIEYWPNPVDALEEFRRVVKPGNKVLVVGPDYPKTGVFQKLADAIMLFYDEEEADRMFEDAGFVDIEHHILQRQPGSPRAIVTIARAPEDE
- a CDS encoding type IV pilin, with the translated sequence MSRQFQHATRGSTPLVGSVLFVGLLVVLAGVVGVAALDAAASQPTPLRPTVLSVDVADETVALTHEEGAPLDVRSLRIRITVDGDELAFQPPVPFFSARGFQPGPTGPFNIAADARWTVGETASVELAGTNRPAISPGARVVVSVYDGETLVAVLRTVAS
- a CDS encoding DUF7094 domain-containing protein, translating into MKALPLFVVVLLVVSPVLAAADSGGVANQATALDGAAFAQTQPPANETIRVLDITEDSLVQSTVESENIDLGPSLDFAALRAGGQIQKYASIQRIESVGDDVSLRSQLILGELNRVEQRAIALQSAQQSAITQYNADELSSRELLVELARIDAEARDLDDRRIALRELATETPDFSVDPGRLAALERELDTFTGPVRAHATDVLSGNADPTRFSVRTSQDGVVLSTVTDDSYIREVYRGDLRNRDESGLSPTVALDTVAGSYPEVWESRATQNGADVVGAGNSYLVRINHDRGQLFAYVDSGSENVFKEAQIRPLDSVSRGTPATEVKDGLNLTVYRTYPGGPLRIQLNESASDDPIDANVTIGVEASQESTLLGRTGPDGAIWTVSPSSPYTITVIRGNAAVVLTTSPTPTPELSTNTSAPSNSTTTNSQSTPPTETTTAAQ
- a CDS encoding helix-turn-helix transcriptional regulator, translating into MRSAVLIVALLTIVAGVVAPVAAETPSVADTTGTETTASFDDSHVVAQQSALERSPQTDIFIELHGDQSASWRIEMRYELETENETAAFEEFAREYEAGTSNVGLDAALFERVSDTAESQTGRSMTIENATSTAFIQNETGVVVLTFTWTNFLEQTDNGLRLGDAFSAGADQTWLTSLRANQNLTIQTPPGYAVSSTSLPLEDNAIVIEGPRSFESTEELTVSYVSTGGPPAQIPWETLIGGLVAAVALAGAVAVYVRRQQGDEREPPTGSDFTSGADTAHESDQGPMTEPSEAVVGPTESPDEDVDVDLLSDEERVELLLEQNGGRMKQANIVKETGWSDAKVSQLLSAMADNGRVEKLRLGRENLISLPDEDDEDDEDGA